Proteins from a single region of Macrotis lagotis isolate mMagLag1 chromosome 2, bilby.v1.9.chrom.fasta, whole genome shotgun sequence:
- the KRT13 gene encoding keratin, type I cytoskeletal 13, with protein sequence MSCRLQTSSSTYGGGFGGGSCQLGGGRGMSSCSSRFVSSGSMGGYGGGISCGFGGGAGSGFGGGFGGGAGGGYGGGFGGAFCGGFDIGGGDGGLLTGNEKITMQNLNDRLASYLDKVRALEEANADLEVKIRDWHLKQSPTSPERDYSPYYKTIEDLREKILAATIDNSRVILEIDNARLAADDFRLKYENELTLRQGVEADINGLRRVLDELTLSKTDLEMQIESLNEELAFLKKNHEEEMKEYSNQVVGQVNVEMDATPGIDLTRTLAEMREQYEALAEKNRRDAEAWFQQKSEELNKEVSTSTEMIQTSKTEITELRRTLQGLEIELQSQLSMKAGLEGTVAETECRYAMQLQQIQGLISSIEAQLSELRSEMECQNQEYKMLLDIKTRLEQEIATYRSLLEGQDSKMTGFPTSGTGSGTSSGTSISGGTRRVSDARKP encoded by the exons ATGAGTTGCCGTCTTCAGACCTCCTCTTCCACTTATGGAGGTGGTTTTGGTGGTGGCTCTTGCCAACTGGGAGGAGGTCGGGGTATGTCTAGCTGCTCCTCTAGGTTTGTGTCCTCTGGGTCAATGGGGGGCTATGGTGGTGGAATAAGCTGTGGCTTTGGTGGAGGAGCTGGTAGTGGTTTTGGTGGGGGCTTTGGTGGTGGTGCTGGAGGTGGCTATGGAGGAGGTTTTGGAGGTGCCTTTTGTGGTGGCTTTGACATTGGTGGTGGAGATGGTGGCCTCTTGACTGGCAATGAGAAGATCACTATGCAGAACCTCAATGACCGCCTGGCCTCCTACCTGGACAAAGTACGGGCTCTAGAGGAGGCCAATGCTGACTTGGAGGTCAAGATCCGGGACTGGCATCTAAAGCAAAGCCCCACAAGCCCTGAGAGGGATTACAGCCCTTATTACAAGACCATCGAGGATCTCCGGGAAAAG ATCCTGGCAGCCACTATTGATAACTCTCGGGTCATTCTGGAGATTGATAATGCCAGGCTGGCTGCTGATGACTTCAGGCTCAa GTATGAGAACGAACTAACCCTGCGCCAGGGTGTGGAGGCTGATATCAATGGCCTGCGCAGGGTACTGGATGAGCTGACCCTCTCCAAGACAGACTTGGAGATGCAGATTGAGAGCTTGAATGAGGAACTGGCCTTCCTCAAGAAGAACCATGAAGAG GAAATGAAGGAATATAGCAACCAGGTGGTGGGCCAGGTCAATGTGGAGATGGATGCCACCCCTGGAATTGACCTGACCCGTACACTGGCTGAAATGAGAGAGCAGTATGAAGCCTTGGCTGAGAAGAACCGCCGGGATGCAGAAGCCTGGTTCCAACAGAAG AGTGAAGAGCTGAACAAGGAAGTCTCTACTAGCACTGAAATGATCCAGACCAGCAAGACCGAGATCACAGAACTGAGACGCACACTCCAGGGACTGGAGATCGAACTGCAGTCTCAGCTCAGCATG AAAGCTGGACTGGAGGGTACTGTGGCTGAGACAGAGTGTCGCTACGCCATGCAGCTGCAACAGATCCAGGGACTGATCAGCAGCATCGAGGCCCAGCTGAGCGAGCTCCGTAGTGAGATGGAATGCCAGAACCAGGAATACAAGATGCTGTTGGACATCAAGACACGGCTAGAGCAGGAGATTGCCACATACCGCAGTCTGCTGGAGGGCCAGGACTCCAA GATGACTGGCTTCCCTACTTCTGGAACAG GTTCTGGTACCAGCAGTGGTACTAGCATTTCTGGAGGAACCCGTCGGGTTTCAGATGCCCGAAAGCCATAA
- the KRT36 gene encoding keratin, type I cuticular Ha6: MTSQICTPTFSTGSFRGVCGTNGGFSRISSVRSLGSCRVPSLSYSGGSVSSLKMGSCGLGSYLPNTCLSNGYYTSGFGGNSVWVGEGVFNGNEKETMQFLNDRLANYLEKVRQLEQENSDLEKKIREWYESQIPYICPDYQSYFKTIEDLQQKVLLTKAENARLVLQIDNAKLAADDFRTKYETELSLRQLVEADINGLRRILDELTLFKADLEIQLESLKEELLCLKKNHEEEVNILRSQLGDRLSVEVDAAPPVDLNKILNDMRCQYETLVENNRRDVENWFTTQTEELNQQVVSSSEQLQCCQTEIIELKRNVNALEIELQTQHSMRNSLESTLAETEARYGSQLAQLQCMISNVEAQLTEIRCDLERQNQEYQVLLDVKARLECEIATYRRLLEGEDCKLPAHPCGTEYKPMVRVPCPPSIPCSSGSSISTQIRTITEEIKDGKVISSREHVQQRPL, encoded by the exons ATGACTTCCCAAATCTGCACTCCAACATTCTCCACTGGGTCTTTCAGGGGAGTCTGTGGCACCAATGGTGGCTTCTCTCGCATCTCCTCTGTCCGATCTCTGGGCTCTTGTAGGGTTCCTAGTCTTTCCTATAGTGGTGGGTCAGTTTCCTCTCTTAAGATGGGCTCCTGTGGCCTAGGGAGCTATCTGCCCAACACTTGCCTGTCGAATGGATACTATACTTCTGGCTTTGGTGGGAATAGTGTTTGGGTTGGTGAGGGGGTTTTCAATGGCAATGAGAAGGAGACCATGCAATTCTTGAATGACCGCCTGGCCAACTACCTGGAGAAGGTACGCCAGTTGGAGCAAGAAAACTCAGATCTGGAGAAGAAGATCCGGGAGTGGTATGAATCTCAGATCCCATACATCTGCCCAGATTATCAGTCTTACTTTAAGACCATTGAGGATCTCCAGCAGAAG GTCCTCTTGACCAAGGCTGAAAATGCCAGGCTGGTTTTGCAGATTGATAATGCTAAGCTGGCTGCTGATGACTTCAGAACCAA gTATGAGACCGAGTTGTCCCTACGTCAGCTGGTAGAGGCTGATATCAATGGCCTCCGAAGAATCCTAGATGAACTGACTCTGTTCAAGGCTGATCTGGAGATACAGCTGGAGTCCTTGAAGGAGGAGCTGCTATGTCTCAAGAAGAATCATGAGGAG GAAGTCAACATTCTTCGAAGTCAACTTGGAGACCGGCTCAGTGTTGAGGTAGATGCTGCCCCACCTGTGGACCTCAACAAGATCTTGAATGACATGCGATGCCAATATGAGACCCTGGTGGAGAATAACCGCAGAGATGTGGAGAACTGGTTTACCACCCAG ACAGAAGAGTTGAACCAACAAGTGGTGTCTAGTTCTGAACAGCTCCAGTGCTGCCAGACAGAGATCATTGAACTGAAACGCAATGTCAATGCTCTGGAGATTGAGCTACAGACCCAGCACAGCATG CGAAATTCCCTGGAATCCACTTTGGCAGAAACAGAGGCCCGTTATGGTTCCCAATTGGCTCAGTTACAATGCATGATCAGCAATGTGGAGGCTCAGCTGACAGAGATCCGCTGTGACCTAGAGAGGCAGAACCAGGAATATCAGGTCCTTCTGGATGTCAAGGCCCGACTGGAGTGTGAGATCGCCACATACCGCCGTCTGCTGGAAGGAGAAGACTGCAA GCTTCCTGCCCATCCCTGTGGCACAGAGTACAAGCCCATGGTCCGGGTACCCTGCCCCCCAAGCATCCCCTGTAGCTCCGGCTCCTCCATCAGCACACAGATTCGCACCATTACTGAGGAGATCAAAGATGGGAAAGTCATTTCTTCCAGAGAGCATGTCCAGCAGCGTCCCTTATAA
- the KRT35 gene encoding keratin, type I cuticular Ha5, whose amino-acid sequence MASQGFKTAFSSGSLKGLYGASGGSTRVSTVYSSSSCKLPSLSHGARSFSSFSAGLSKPRCRTASWLPAFCPPSSGFPSSHSGIGGWFGEGILNGNEKETMQFLNDRLANYLEKVRQLERENADLEGRIREWCEQQVPYMCPDYQSYFRTIEELQKKTLCTKAENARLVVQIDNAKLAVDDFRTKYETEVSLRQLVEADINGLRRILDDLTLCKADLEAQVESLKEELLCLKKNHEEEVNGLRCQLGDRLNIEVDCAPPVDLNRVLDDMRCQYETLVENNRRDAEDWFNTQTEELNQQVVSSSEQLQSCQSEIIELRRTVNSLEIELQAQNSLRDALESTLAETEGRYSSQLSQMQCMIGSIESQLADIRSDLERQNQEYKVLLDVKARLECEISTYRGLLESEDCKLPCNPCTSDFSPCKPCLPCPSTVSCSPSVPRTTGGPRMVCVPCPGGRY is encoded by the exons ATGGCTTCCCAGGGCTTCAAAACTGCCTTCTCTTCTGGCTCTCTCAAGGGTCTCTATGGGGCAAGTGGGGGTTCTACAAGAGTATCCACGGTGTACTCTAGCAGCTCCTGTAAGCTCCCAAGTCTCTCTCATGGGGCCCGGAGCTTCTCATCCTTCTCTGCTGGCCTAAGCAAACCCAGGTGTAGGACTGCTAGCTGGCTGCCTGCTTTCTGCCCTCCTTCTAGTGGATTCCCTTCTAGCCATTCTGGAATTGGAGGCTGGTTTGGTGAGGGCATCCTTAATGGTAATGAGAAGGAGACCATGCAGTTTTTGAATGATCGCCTGGCCAACTACTTGGAGAAAGTGCGCCAACTGGAGCGGGAGAATGCTGACCTAGAAGGCAGGATCCGGGAATGGTGTGAGCAGCAAGTCCCTTACATGTGCCCTGATTACCAGTCGTATTTTAGGACCATTGAGGAACTGCAGAAGAAG ACTCTGTGCACCAAGGCAGAGAATGCCAGGCTGGTGGTGCAGATTGACAATGCCAAGTTGGCTGTGGATGATTTCAGAACCAA GTATGAGACAGAAGTATCCCTGCGCCAGCTGGTAGAGGCAGACATCAATGGCCTGCGCAGGATTCTGGATGATTTAACCCTCTGCAAGGCTGACCTGGAAGCCCAGGTAGAGTCCCTAAAGGAAGAACTGCTCTGTCTCAAGAAGAATCATGAGGAG GAGGTGAATGGGCTACGCTGTCAACTTGGAGACCGGCTCAACATAGAGGTAGATTGTGCCCCACCTGTTGACCTGAACCGTGTGCTGGATGACATGAGGTGTCAGTATGAGACGCTGGTGGAAAACAACCGCCGGGATGCTGAGGATTGGTTCAACACCCAG ACAGAGGAGTTGAATCAGCAGGTAGTGTCCAGCTCAGAACAGCTGCAGAGCTGCCAGTCAGAGATCATTGAGCTGAGACGCACAGTCAACTCCCTGGAGATCGAGCTGCAGGCCCAGAACAGCCTG aGAGATGCTTTGGAATCGACCTTGGCAGAAACTGAAGGTCGCTATAGCTCACAGCTGTCCCAGATGCAGTGCATGATTGGTAGCATCGAGTCCCAGTTGGCTGATATCCGCTCTGACCTAGAACGTCAGAACCAGGAATATAAGGTCCTCTTGGATGTTAAGGCCCGACTGGAATGTGAAATCTCCACATACCGAGGCCTTCTGGAGAGTGAAGACTGCAA gCTGCCTTGTAACCCCTGTACCTCCGATTTCTCACCCTGCAAGCCCTGCCTCCCTTGCCCCTCAACTGTCTCCTGCAGCCCCAGTGTGCCCCGCACAACTGGTGGACCACGTATGGTCTGTGTGCCCTGCCCTGGGGGTCGATACTAA